The Comamonas testosteroni genome contains the following window.
GGGTGCCTTGATGTCTTCGAGGTTGATGGCGCCGAAGGTGGGCTCCAGGGCAGCAATCACGTCGACCAGCTTTTGCGGGTCCTTTTCGTCGATTTCGATATCGAACACATCGACGCCGGCGAACTTCTTGAACAGCACGCCCTTGCCCTCCATCACCGGCTTGGAGGCCAGCGCGCCGATGTCGCCCAGGCCCAGCACCGCCGTGCCATTGGAGATCACGCCCACCAGATTGCCGCGGCTGGTGTATTTGAAGGCCGCAGCGGGGTCCTTGACGATTTCCTCGCAGGGTGCAGCCACGCCGGGCGAGTAAGCCAGAGCCAGATCATGCTGATTGGCCATGGGCTTGGTTGCCGTGATGGCCACCTTGCCGGGCTTGGGGAACTCGTGATACTCCAGTGCCGCCTGACGCAGCAACGCACGTTTGTCAATCGAGGTAATGGGCTTGGTATCGGACATCAGCGGTCTCCAGCTCGCAAAGTAAGTCATCCGCAGTAAGGACTCTCTATGGGCACACTACCCGGCCCCTGTGCTCTTGCGGACGATGAAATCGGATTTTGGATTGTAGGCCGAGCGCTATCAAAAAAAGAGGGGTTGCAGCTCGGCGTTTAAGGTCAAACAGCCATGACTGTTCAATAACGATGCAAACGAAATCATAGCATTATGCAAATAATGCATAGAGCACAGAGATATGATTCTTGCTGACCTTTGTTTGCCTGCCTCTCTGAAAGCTCCTGCCCATGCTGCCCCGCCACAACGACCCGATTGCCGCCATCGCCACCGCCCCCGGACGCGGAGCCGTTGGCATTGTGCGAGTCTCCGGCAAAGGCATTGCTGCGCTGGTACGGACGCTTTGCGGCAAGGAGCTGAAACCGCGCGAAGCGACTTATCTGCCTTTCAGGGATGCGAACGGCTCGCCCATAGACCATGGCCTGGCCATCTACTTTCCCGGCCCGCACAGCTACACGGGCGAGGATGTGCTGGAGCTGCAGGCCCATGGCGGCCCTGTGGTGCTGCAACTGCTCCTGGCGCGCTGCCTGGAAGCGGCCCAGAGCGCCAATGAAGATGGCAAGCCGGTGCTGACTGGGCTGCGCCTGGCCCAGCCCGGCGAATTCACCGAGCGCGCTTTTCTCAACGACAAGATCGACCTGGCCCAGGCCGAGGCGATTGCCGACCTCATCGATGCCAGCACCGAAGCCGCCGCACGCAGTGCCAGCCGCTCGCTGTCGGGAGCCTTCTCGCAGGAAATCCATGTGCTGCGCGATGCCCTGGTGCATCTGCGCATGCTGGTGGAGGCCACCCTGGACTTCCCCGAGGAGGAAATCGACTTTCTGCAGAAGGCCGACGCCTTTGGCCAGCTGGAGCGCCTGCGCGCCCAGGTCACTGCCGTGCTGGCACGCGCCCACCAGGGCGCGCTGCTACGCGAAGGCATCAAGGTGGTGATCGCCGGCCAGCCCAATGCGGGCAAAAGCTCGCTGCTCAACGCACTGGCGGGGGCCGAGCTGGCCATCGTCACCCCGATTGCCGGAACCACGCGCGACAAGGTCCAGCAGACGATCCAGATCGAGGGCGTGCCCCTGCATGTGATCGACACCGCAGGCCTGCGTGACAGCGATGACGAGGTGGAGCGCATTGGCATTGCGCGTGCCTGGGACGAGATTGCAGCGGCCGATGCCGTGCTCTTCCTGCACGACCTG
Protein-coding sequences here:
- the mnmE gene encoding tRNA uridine-5-carboxymethylaminomethyl(34) synthesis GTPase MnmE produces the protein MLPRHNDPIAAIATAPGRGAVGIVRVSGKGIAALVRTLCGKELKPREATYLPFRDANGSPIDHGLAIYFPGPHSYTGEDVLELQAHGGPVVLQLLLARCLEAAQSANEDGKPVLTGLRLAQPGEFTERAFLNDKIDLAQAEAIADLIDASTEAAARSASRSLSGAFSQEIHVLRDALVHLRMLVEATLDFPEEEIDFLQKADAFGQLERLRAQVTAVLARAHQGALLREGIKVVIAGQPNAGKSSLLNALAGAELAIVTPIAGTTRDKVQQTIQIEGVPLHVIDTAGLRDSDDEVERIGIARAWDEIAAADAVLFLHDLTRVEQADYAAADADIARTLQDKLPAQVPVIHVWNKTDMAAADVQSRHTAQLNAEQIALSARTGDGLDALRKRLLEVAGWQSAPEGLYLARARHVEALQAVDAHLEMADEQLAAQSAHLDLLAEELRLAQLSLNSITGEFSSDDLLGVIFSSFCIGK